ATTTTTGACACCCTTACTCCAATCCGTTAATCAAATATCTAAGGTTTAAATCATAACTCCAAATGTTAATCTGTCTTTAGTGGAATGACAAATTCGTTGACTGCTCTAGATGGACAATCACGAGCACTTCTCAATTTATCATCGTGGTCGATGAAAAACCGTGAGAGACACCCAAGAGCGTCGCCTACGTGTGTCGTCCAGGGCAAAAAACCTCTCTCTATATAATAGAGGTTTGATATGTCGCGAACCTTACGCAACACACCCTGTGCGTACCTAAAATTTtttctgtttaaattttttttcttaatattaTAACTTAACCCCTAAAAATAAAACCCTAAATGACATAATAACAAActtaaaaaagcaaaaaaaaaaaaaactacacaagaataaataaataaataaataaataaatatatatatatatatatatatatataggtatgATATACTGCCCACCCAGCTTGGGCGATTGAGTGCCTGAGATAATACGCGGGGTGctcgaaatatttttttaagcacCCCTATACTCTGAGTTGTCTAAGTTGGGGGCTCACACTGGGTGCGCAACATATCACTTTTCATACACACATACACAAAAGAATGTTATCCTGCACACCTTTATGCGAATAACTGTGAGCGATATCCGACGTGAGCCATCTGACGCgatcaaaatctaattttttttaattcactcTCTCATTTGCATGTAACaacttttttctcttttctcttaaattaaaataaaattctctctCCTTTGATTGCATGCAATAATCACTATAgtgcttaattttaaaaaaatagtaccAAGGTTTTGCTGGTTTTTAAAAATCATCACTCAATATCACCTTGATGCTAGAAAATTAGCACCAATGTGGTGCCGATTTTTTACAAAGATAATGTTGGTTTTTACAAACTAGCACCAAGGTGGTGTTAGGTGCTGATTTTAGGGTTTATGATTTAGAGTTTAAAGTTTAGGGTATTAATTTTGACAACCCAATACTATCTTTGTAAAATTAGAGCACCATCTTGGTACTGATTTGTAAAAGTTAGCCCCACCTTGTGTTGATTTTCAAAATccctaaattttatggagaggtatgTTTTACTAGTgtctatttggaaaaaaaatatatttaaaaatgtacATATAtctcagatcccaagattgacacaaaatccaaaactagcaaaatggttcaattgaactttgacctaaagtcctggtttatcttcctcttgatgtatctacaCATACCAAactataatgcatccctagcattagttttatatgacatctatacattaaaaattaattttcatgcaatatgaactcaattcatattttcatgcataaaATTTAACTCAATTGTGTCAATTCCTTGGGTTTGAGATTCAACTCCATCTCCAAACTCTTTGGCACATTCGATGATCCGTCTCTAATCCCAAGCACGGTTCACTTGAGATTTATTGAGCATGGGTCTCTAAAAGGCTCTTTGAGCTCTCCTAAAGCTTTTAACCTTAGCTAtttccctaggtgactcatctactatGGCTATACCAACATGGTATACCTTAgaagatttctttttttttttctactttacctTGGGCACCTCATCCTTGTCATAATCATATGAAACCCTTGCATATTTCTTTCCATTAGTCTTGGATGACTCTTCCTTACCCTTTGTCACTTCTTCCTTACCAGTGTCATGTGTCACCCTAGCACTTGGTCTCCTTTTTAGCCTTGGAGGGACCCAATTTATTGTTTTTAGGTCTTTGACCATCCAGACACATATTAAGTcctctaggtccaataatgaacctatctaaGACTTTTTCCATTTCCTCAAGCCTTGCCTtcaaggtttgatttttcagttATAGGGTTCTATCCTTAGAATTAATATAtacaccttggacattcctagacctatccTTCCTAGTCATATGTCTCTCTTTCTTAGGcttaatgcctaggttttcaaccaccttTATCTCCTTAGGCAAGGTGAGTTTTTCTTGCTAGGTCtattatttgaaaatgatttcttagagttatcacctacattaaccctattctatcattatatctaaaaccaTGGTTTTACATgggtaaataaaaattattcctaccatgcatggaagaatttaaatttgaattcaaatttaaactagggtaTACCTTCTTTACCCTTGAAGCTTCCCCTTGATATGagtctctcttcttctcccatttctttaggtaCACCAACTTCTTGATCTCTCCTCTCCTTAGGCACTTCGTGTGGTAGTGATCATGCTCACTACACCTGAAGCATATTATGTACTTCTTCTCGTTGACTCCAtccctacaacccacattagttcTTAAAGTAACTTTAACGGATTTAGCATTTACCTCCTTTATATTCTTGAGCAATAGACGCCTACTCTTGTAGTATCCCACCTCACCACATTCAAAGCACTTGATGTGTGATTTCCTGCTCTTCTCAGTAGTTGAGGTTGAGGGCTAAACTTTCACGACTTCTTCCTCActtgtcttggactcttcttcctcacttgaagatgtggacagtgccacttcttcctcttcttcggatgttAATCTCGTCTCCACATCTGATTGGTTCTTCTCATTTTCTTGGATTAATGAGCCCTTTTCCTTGGGCTCTTCTACTTCTCATTCTTGTGTAGGGTTTTCATGAAGAGCAATTACTCTACTCCATAGCTCATGAACACACTTGTACTCATCTACATGTGACACaatattaggaggtaataaatttaacacaATTCTAGTTACCTCTTTATCCATTtttgattgctccctttgctccttggtccaatacCGAGGTCGGAGACGCTTTCTCTTCTTGTTCGTTGGAACTTCAAAAGGAACTTTAAACGTGGTCCAATGGCCCCAATCCATTTGAAACTATGTCTCCAACAACTTCCTCCAATACTCAAAATTATCTCGATTGTATGGAGGTGGGATTGGAATATCCCATCATAGTGGTCCTTCTAACTGCATCTTTTTCCTCTAGCACTTGATCCTTCTGGCGATTAGTCCTTCAAAAGCACTGCTTGCTATGATATCAATTGTTGAGACCTTTGACAttggctagagaggggtgaatagaccATCCACCCAAATTGTCGCTCCTATGTATTTGTTAGCGTAGCGTAAATATAAACAAATATGAGTACGAAAGCTAAACCCTAATAGACAAGAAAGAACACCAAACCTCACACATTCATGTAACGTGATTCGGAGATAATTTTCTCCTACTCAATGACATGTCtgtaaggtagacgatccctaTAATCTTTCAATGTATAAATTTCCGAAAAACCTCCAACTAGCAcaatctccttgtgggtggagaaatctcaccacaatctTGCTCAAGAACACTTGAACACACCTTAGATTTCTAGAGCATTTGGGAGACTTATAATAGACTTTAACTAAGCCTATTTCATCACCAAAGTCAGTCATCCCGAGCTCTAATAAATAAAGCTCGAGGAGAACAACAAAGTTGTTCCTGTCGTTACCAATCTACTGGTCACATCACCAATTGACTAGTCCTTTGTGGAATTCAACCATTACAATCTAACTGCTCGATTCTAGTCGACCGGTGTCAGGACCAGTCCACTGGTTCACTTTGGTTAAGAGAACAGAATCATTCTATTCCCTCCCAGTCCaaccaccaatcgactggtatttataccagtcaactggtaaaccctaaacctaggatttatcGAAGTACATTTTCTTATGCACTCGTACTCGCTAGCACAACCTTGAcattgccttctagcctcctccatcagccttgcgtccctcagatgttTCCCCATCCTTCATGCTTTGCCTTCAAGAGTATCTGTCGACCTTGTCCTTGTTATCGGGTCTTccattgccaagaggctccttacCTCCGGGATTCATCCTTTGCCAATAGCTCCTCGCTCCGGGGCTTcaaccttgccaagtcacacttggacttacgttgccttTGTTGTACCTGCATCCTGCATACTCACAAGCGCATATCAaaaacaacaacaaacctaacttaaatctttgttcaaacatcaaaacctaggatcACACCGATTACTTCAACAAAAACAAGCAATAAGGTGCTGGCAACACCACTTTGGTGCTGGTTTAGTGGTGACAGTACCACCTTTGTACTGGTTTTCCAACATTAAGGTAGTCCTAGGTATTGGTTTTAAATACCAACAACATCTGGGTACTAGTTTTTAAAAGCCAACACCTAAGTGATGTTGTTTTTTAAAAACTAGCACCACAATGATTGTTGTATACAATCAAATGATAGAGAAGAGAGTTATTGTATGCAGataagagagagattaaaaaaatttaggtttTGACTACGTTATGTGCCCACATTGGATGTCGCCTATGGTCGCTCACATATATAGTATACATATATTTATCCTAAACACCTTACCCTACACACCCAATGTGTACCTAAAAATCTGTGATAGTATTTAGGTATGCATCCTTATTGTGTAAACAATGAGCATATTTTCAAGATATGTTATAACAATTATGGTGTGTTGATTGAAAGTAATGGCTTTTCTAGTTGGAAATTGTGAAGCTAGATCTAAAAAGTCTATTATATGAAAGTCTCTAGAAGTCATTCATGGTTTGAAAGATTTTAAGGCTCTTATACCAATATTTATATATAAAGGTGTTTTGTTGAGCGCTCCTTGTGTGCACCCACGCTGGGTGCTTGAGTGCAGCGGGGCATCCGGATCACTTCTAGTATATGTATACATACAGATATTATGCTGCGCACCACGAAGTGTGTGCCTGTGTGCGACTATGCGGTGTgcaatatttttcattttttgtttttttttcaagtttagGGTTTATTTAGAGTGTTGACTTgcattttaacaaaaattagtaTATATTCCAATTTCATTCCCCTGagcaattatttaatatcaataaTTTCTTCTATATCAAACTACCACCAATTTTctgattttgaaatatatttgttGCCATTAAAATAGTTGCATAAAAATTATTTACCATCCTTTTTAGAATTTGTCATTTATATAAAGAAGAAACGTTTCCGAGTGTTCCTTAAAAATATGACTTTGTTTCCATTGATGTGAGGAACTAAATTAGAAGAAATATGATGGAATAACACTTCAAAATTCATGTTTTAGTATTGTTTGCATTCTGTGATCTTTCTTGCATCAACACTAGAAAGGCAAACTCTCTTTGACATCGCCATTAACAACATCTCTTTTGCTGTCCTGCATTCACAGAATTCCTTCTCGGCTCCAGCGTTTTTCAGTTTCATGTCGACAGCCATACTAATCGATCTCAGAAATAGAAATCTTTACATTCTGAAGAAAACAATTTAAGGCAAATAGGCATATTTGCTGAACTTACCGTAGGAGTAGATCACAATGAAGTCATCCTCTTCTACTGATTGTTCTTGTTGTTCGTCCAGGATCTGAAACGTCAATAAATTTTTAAGCTAAATTGCAAGGATTATTATCAGACCGATGAAATGACAAAGATTGCCGATAGGTGTGCCAATGTCTTCCATTGGGATGGAGACTCCCATCTCTTGCATGAAGCTCTGGTAGGTGTGCCACTGCTAACTTCCGTTGCATGCAAAGAAATTAAGCACGCAGAGGTAAGTTCGAATTATATTCTTCGATGAATCAAGATAtggaagaagggagaagaagagtattttgatatttaaaattaaacagtTTGACCACTCTGTTTCAGCACAACTTCAAGTTCTTTTCAGCCTGATGAAGTTGCTGGTGTTAAATATGTCGATAGAGATCAGTTGAGAGAATTGTTGAAAAGCTGATGCTGATGATCGGAAACTGCTCCCCTGGTTCAGATTGGTTGTGTAATAACCTCAGGGGCCTCTGCAATACTTAGTCTGGATATTGCCATCCTTTCTGCCCTATTCAGCTCTGTTACTGATACTCAAAGGAACATGCTTGTAGATGACCGAAGATACGTATGACATGCATCTGTATATTTGATAAAAAGTATTATGcaagaagaaaaatcaatttttaGGAGGTGGTGGAGTTAATGGAATGTAGTCCAGTTATTGGAGGAATGCTACAAACTCTAATTTCTGTCAAGTTCTTCAGCAGCATGATAGCCAAAGCCAGAACTCCACGTGCAGTTTCTGCAAGCTGGAACTAGCAAACAACAATTTGATGAGATGTCACAAGCACAACATTATACCTCGAAAAGCTCTTGTTTTTTTACCTCCTCTATGACACTGATTCACCTGCCTGCTTGATTGATCTGCTTCACTCGGACCAACAGATGATATTTCTCTCCTCCTACTGTGTTCCTCGTTTGAAACAATCTGAAAGGTTATCTATTCTGCCACCATGTTATCTCTGTAGAGGCTTTGTCTGTGCATGCAACAATTTATGTCTTAATTTCTAAAGGCTCACGATATTGAAAAACACAAGTCTTCAAAGTTTCATTTGGTAGCTTCCAGCAAATGCCATGGCTGGCAACAACTTGCCTGCTGGTGGTTCTCTTTCAATGTGCATGTGTTCTTAACGACTGATCTCTTTTCTTGTAGATTTGCTCATCCGAAATGCCCAAGTCAATGAAGAAGATGAATATTTAATTTGTCTGGGTGGTTGCTGTATTGAACTGGATTTCTGAagtggttgaaaattttaatacgaTGGATGCACATTAAACCTGTGGTTCTTCACGACTTGGTGAAACTAATTCTTCTCGCCAAACTTTTAATAagtgaatcacaaattcaaacaGGTGAAAAATAAAACACTTCTACAGAGGCAAGGGATTCTCAATATTTATCTCTCTTATTAGCTTTGTATAACTTGTTTAGGCATTTGAAGTTTTATATAGAAAAAATTATAGGAATCAAAACAGAATATTTAATATACTTCATAATCATAATTCATCTACCACCAGTTATTTTTGCCAGTGTCTGCACTAAGTTTGTAGTCCAACTTGGAGGCTATCACTCTGACACACCTGTCAGAGCAGCAGTAAAGCAACAGCTATGCATACTATGAACGAGAAGAACACAACGCCATGCTTGAAATCAGTTGCCATTTCTACTATTTGTTCTCTCCATTTTTCCTGCTCAATTCGATCCATCGAAAAACTCACCGCCAATACAGTTTGTTTCTTTGAAAACGGCGATCAATCAATTGTACTAACCAAATAGAATTATTGACTCCGATAACAGTAATCGATATGCATGCTTAAAGATCCCACAATGTACAGAACATGGACTGGAAAAAAATACTCACAATAAGGCAAATAACGAGGGAGAACAGAGGAGGGAGCTCGCTTGCTGCATTACATAATCATATGATCCTAAagatgcattttttttttgtcactGCTTCGATCCGTCTTGCCATTACTTCTGCAGGTGATTGCGGTAGCTACACGGCCAAAATTGAAACATTCTTCATTCTGAAATGGAAGAGACAGCGGATTCTCTCAAATTGCAGCTTTTTTAGCAGCGTCTCGATCGATTTCGTATTGGGAGTTGTCAGATTGATTCTGCGCAATAAAAAACGAATTTTGAGTTGCAATTGGGGGAATCGGAGTTGTTGTGAATTAGGGCGAGCAGACGACCTCGGCAGAATTCGAGAGGGGGGTGCAATCGGGAGGGTCCTCGAAGAGGGAGAGGGGGAATCGCTTGTCGACGACGCCGACATCGAAGTGGATGATCCCGGAGGTGTTGTCGTCGAGGCGGATGGCGAGGACAGGGAACCAGAGGAAGAGATCCTGGGCGGAGATGCCGGAGAGGGCGGCGATCTGGCCGTGGGAGATGGTGCCGACGACGCTAGCATTGTAGCGAACTTCGCTCTCGAAGGTGGCGGTGCAGGGGGCGTCGAGGCGGGCCTGGAAGAGGCCGTCGGCGTCGATGGAGAAGTCGCTGACGCCCTTGGGCAGGAGGCCGATGGGGAGGCCGTGTGAGCGGAGCACATCGTAGGCGCTGTCGCCGGCGGCGAAGTGGAAGGTAAGGGAAAGGAGGGGGAGGAGGAGGGAGAGGAAAAGGGAAGGAAGGGAGATCATGCTGTTGGCTTTCTTGGTTTTATAAAGGTCGCTTTTTTAGATTTCTCCGAGGAAAGAAGGGGAAGGagaaggggagagagagagagagag
The window above is part of the Zingiber officinale cultivar Zhangliang unplaced genomic scaffold, Zo_v1.1 ctg131, whole genome shotgun sequence genome. Proteins encoded here:
- the LOC122036047 gene encoding uncharacterized protein LOC122036047; this encodes MISLPSLFLSLLLPLLSLTFHFAAGDSAYDVLRSHGLPIGLLPKGVSDFSIDADGLFQARLDAPCTATFESEVRYNASVVGTISHGQIAALSGISAQDLFLWFPVLAIRLDDNTSGIIHFDVGVVDKRFPLSLFEDPPDCTPLSNSAENQSDNSQYEIDRDAAKKAAI